The genomic stretch GATACGCTTGAACAGGCTCCAGTTTTCAAGAATTGCAACCATTATTGCCATCACTTTCTCGACAAAGGGATTCAAGCGCTTTATCGAAAAGAACGGAGGCTTTTATGAAATTAAGGCATAGCGTTGCAGCTGCGACTCTCTTTGCATTTTCAAGCCTGTCATTTGCACAAAATGCAACCGAAAACTTTCCCGGAACGCCTCACATCACCTTTGCAGACTCCGCGAGCCACCATGAAATAAGCATAGGCGCCCAGCTGGCCGACTCGCTTGCCATGACAAACCTGACAAACGCTCCGACGCACTACGACAATTCGGCTTCTGTCCGCCTTTTTCTGAAAGGGCATTTTACGGAACGTCTGTGGTTCAACGCCCGCGTCAAGGTCAGCACCGACCATACCAACAAGGAAATTGCAGACAACTTCTACAATCCGGACGAAGGCATTCCCTACAACAAGCAAAACGACCGTAAGCGCACCTGGGATATTTTTGCAGCAAGTTCAAGCTACGATCTCGATGCCGTCAAGTTGCTTGCCGGATTTGACTACCTGAGCATGGGCCCCGCCCGAAGAAACCACGTCATTCTTCGCGGCGAACAAAATCATTTCCGTCCGTGGCAAGATAGCACAAGCCGCATTTTCGAGCCCGCCCCCACGCCCTATTTCGGCTACCGTTTTGAACTCGGCCCGATCGCCTACACGCAATACGCCATGAAACTTTTCGAAAAGAAAAATTTCGGAAAGTATATGCACGTCCATAGGCTCGATCTCGAACTGCCCCTGAACATTACGCTTGGACTTTCGGAAACGGCTCTTTACGGAAGCACCACCGAAGAAGAACCGAACCCAAACATCGATGCGGACAGCAGCGGTCGAGATTTTGAATGGGCGTACGTCATTCCGTTTATCCCATACGTATTCCAAGAACACCTGCAAGGCGACCAGGACAACATTTCGCTCGCCTTCGATTTAAGCATCAAGACCATTCGCGACTGGGAACTTTACGGAGAACTCCTGTGGGACGATATGAAATCGCCCACCTCCATGTTCGACGATAGCTGGTGGGGCAACAAGTGGGCAACCTCCGTAGGACTCGCCCGCGACAACTTAAGGCTCTGCGGGATTCTTTGGAACTGGTACATCGAATACACCCGCGTGGAACCCTGGGTTTACACGCACCACAAGGGCGGCGGATACACTTACCGCAGCTACTCGCAAAGCCTTGGGAGCGACCTTGGTCCTAACAGCCAGGAAATCTACAGCGAAATCGGTGGATTGTATCAGGTGGAAAGTGGAATGCTAAAGGGTGCTGAATTCAGGGGAAATGTTCATGCAAGCGCAGTCGCAAAGGACACCGCCTTCGGCGGAAACATCACCGACATGCACACTCCCGAAAGCGCAACCGACAAGAAATTCCTAAACGACAATACGACGCTACATTACGTAGAACTCGGAGGAAAACTGGAACTCAAGCCTTGGGAATGGCTAACGATCCGCATGGGTTACGACCGCTACTTCGGTGACTACGAAGGTTACCGTGCCATGGCCGGCGGAAGCATCCAGTACTAAATCGTAAACCGCAATTACTCTTCGAACAGGGTAGTCAGTTCTTCTGGCGTAGTTGCGGCCAAAGCCTTTGCTCGCCACTGAGGATTCAAGAGCTTACGCGCAATTTTGGCAATCACCTGCGTGTGGCAGGTCGCCGACTCTGCCGGCGAAAGCAGCAAGCACATAAACTGCGGCACCTGTCCCGCCTTCACCTGAATATCCGTAAAGCCCGGCGGACAAACCACAAAAGCAAGCAAAGGTTCCGAAAGTCCTGGTACGCGGGTATGCGGCAAGAGCAAGCCCTCGCCCATATAAATTCCCTGCGCAATACGTTCCGATAAGGCTTTCCACACCGCCATCGCATCAAACGCTGAAGGACCATGCACAAGAGCATCGTAGGCAAGGCCGAGCGCCTTCGCAAACGATACCGATTCCGAATAATGTTTTACGTAAATAGGATTCATTAAAAAAAGAAAAATGAAGAATGAAAAATTAAAAATGATGAGACATTCTTAATTTTTCATTTTTAATTCTTAACTAAACCAGAGCCTTATCCATGAAGTCGAACACTTTCGGAGAGGTTGCCTTAGCAACCTGCTTGAACTCGTTAAAGACACTGCGCAGTTGACGCTTTCCGGGTTCAATGTAGTTTTCAAACTTCTGGATTCCCTTGACCTTACTCAAGAAGCAATAAGCCCCCATGGCCTGCATCACGCGCTGCAAGCTCGCATGAATAAAGGCTTCCCAGGCATCTTCCTTGGAGTACGTCTTGGTTTCGCGATACGAAATGCGCCAGTATTCGAAGAAGTCCTTAATTTCGGTCAACGAAAGTTCCACATACGGATCCCACAGAAGCGAGGCAAGATCGTAGAACATGGCTCCGCGACGTGCGCCCTGGAAATCAACAAATGCAATTTCGGAGTTCGGCTTCACGATAATGTTCTGGCTCTGGAAATCGCGGTGCATCAGCACCTTATGCTGGGCTTCGACCGAAACGGCCAAGAGCGAATAGAACTGACGAACGTATTCCGGGATTTCCTCAATTCCCTTATGGGCCTTCAGGTAGTTCTCGGTAAAGTAATCCGTTTCCCACTTGAGTGCATCAAAATCGAAACGGCGAAGCCACAGATCCGAGCGCGAGCTGAAAAGCGAGCGAGAAACTTCCTGCCACTTAATCAGCGAATCAATCACTTCCGGGTAGAGGATGCGGACATTTCCTGTCTTCTTTTCATGTCCCGGAGGCAAGATGTTATCGAGCAAGTTGTGGGCACCGAGGTCTTCCTGCAAGACGGAGCACGAGGTTTCATCGACACAATAAATGCGGGGAACCGGAAGTCCAAAGGAATTGAAAGCTTCCGCATAATCCACAAAGCGCTTAAAATCTTCATCCACGGAAGCGGATACCTGCAGCACCGAGGAGCGCTTGTCAGAGGCAATGCGATAATACTTGCGGCCCGAACCAGCACCTGCAATAGGGGTTACCTCATAATCCGAGTAACCGTGAGACGTCAAAAAACAATCAATAGCCGGAGAAACAATTTCATTACTCATGGTTTGCAATATAAAAAAGACGAGAGACTAAAGACGAGAGACAAGAGAAAATCGCGCCTTAAAACTACGAGAACTTGATGCGCGGGTCCACCAGCGTATAGAGGATATCGCTGAAGAGGCGGCCAATCATCGCCATCAGGCTGCTGAGGAAGATTACACCCATCACCACGTTATAGTCGCGGTTCACCATGGAATTGTAATAAAGGAGTCCCATGCCGTCGATGTCGAACACCTTCTCGATGAGGAGAGCCCCAGCAAACATCAGGGTGCAGATTTCAGAAAGGCGTGTGGCAATCGGAATCAGGGCGTTACGGAGCGCATGGCGCACCAGCGCCTGGTTAAAGCTCATACCCTTCGCTAGGGCGGTACGCATATAGTCCTTGCCCAACTCTTCCAGCGCGGAGTTTTTCATGAGGAACGTGAGGAACGCGAATTCGCTAATCATGTAGCAGAAAATCGGCAGAATCAAATGGTGCCCGAGGTCCACCATCTTTTCGAAGAAGGTAAAGTCCTCGAAGTCATCGCTCGTGAGGCCCCCTAGCGGAAAAATGTCAAGGTACGAACCGCCTGCCAAAAAGATGATGAGCAGGATACCAAGAGCGTAACCCGGCATCACATACCCCGAGAAAATCACACCCGAAGAAAGGGAATCCAGCTTGCTCCCATGATGCACCGCCTTCCAGAGACCCAGCGGAATGCAGACAAGATAACTCAGGAAGAACGAAGTAATACCAAAGAACAGCGAAATCGGGAAACGGCTCGTAATCACGTCCCACACGGGGAGCCCGTAGGTGTAACTGGAACCTAGGTCCAAGTGCAAAACATTCCAAAGCCAAGTCAGATAACGTTTCCAGGCGGGTTGGTCAAAACCGAAATACGCCTGGATTTGCGCAATCTGGTCGGGTGAGAGCGCCTTGGACGCATCAACACCACCCTTCATGGCTGCGGCCTGCTGCGCACGCGAAATCATTTCCTCCACAGGTCCACCCGGCAACAGCTGAATAAGGATAAAGCATACCAATGAAATCCCGATGAGAGTCGGGATCATCAAAAGTAAGCGGCGGAGGATATAAGAACGCATAATAGGTATGAGGTATGAGGCCGCTCGTTTCACTCGCTTTGAGCTCGTTCGCTCCGCTCACTTTGAGTATTCCACATAGCTCAAAGCACCGCAGGTGCGCGCCCATAGCCCAAAGCGCGTAGCGCGAGCTCTAGCGCATCTTGCCGGAGCGGAGCACGTCCATCATGTTGAAGGGCTTGGCCGTTCCGTTTGCAATGTGGCATGCGAGGAAGTTCACGGCGTCCACGGTGCCTTCGGCGTAAATCTTGCGGCCGCACACGTTGTGCTGGAATTCAAAGTGAACCGTACCGTCGGCGCTGTCGAGGCTGTAGGTGTGGAAGGCGTGACCGCCGAGGTATTCTTCGGGCACATGCATGCGTTCCATCTGTTCCTTTTCGTTACGTACCTTTTCGATATCGTCGACAGAGAAGTCGAAACCCATCTTCTGGAAGTCGCCCACCACGGCCTTCGCGGTACCGCTCGTATCGGCCTTGGTCTTCTGGTGGCTTTCGACCACGGAGAGCTTGTAGCCGCTGAATGCCGTCGGGAATTCCTTCGCCAAAAATTCAATCATCGTCTGGAAAGCGACAATCTGCTTTGCCATGTTCGGGGCAATCACGCTCGGGTGATTGGCTTCGGCAACGAGCTTGGCGAGCGCTTCGCGGTCACCACCGGTGGTGCCCATCACGAACGGAATCTTGTGCTTTACGTAGAAAGCGGCGTTGTCGTTCACGGCCGTCGGGTGCGTATAGTCAATGCAAATAACGTTCGGATACTTTTCAAGAACTTCGCCAATGCGAGCTTCGCGATTGCTCGGCTTCAAAAGTTGGATGGTCTTGCCGGCGACTTCGGCTTCGTTTTCAACGATAATTTCACCCGTCAAAGAATACGGGACGAGTTCGAGGCCGCGGGCCACGCAGGTTTCGGCCACAATGCGGCCCATGTTGCCCGGAATACCATTTACCATCACTTGTACAGACATAATAACTCCTAGTTTTTTGGAGAACAAGATAGTAAAAGGTGTCAGGGAGCAGAGTCAGGGTTCAGGATTAACGAGCTTCGAACAAACCTATTCGGGGCAAAAGAAAAGCTATATTTAGGAAAAAGTTTACAAGATGTCTTTAGAAGAAAACATAAACAGTTCCACTAAGCCGCCCCTCTGGACGCGGAATTTCGTGACGGTTGCCGCCGCGAACTTTTTGCTGTTCTTCAGTTTTTACCAGCTGCTGCCGATCCTTCCGCTATACATTATCGAAAAATTCCAGACGGACAACGCGACTGCCGGATTCATCATCTCGCTCTACACCATTGGCGCTCTCGCCTGCCGACCGTTCGCCGGTTTCCTGGTGGATACCCTCAGCCGTAAGCCCCTGTACTTCTGGACGTTCTTCGCGTTTACCGCCTGTTTTCTAGGCTACAAGACCGTCGGCATCTTGCCGATTCTCGCCGCCGTGCGGTTTGCCCATGGCCTATTCTTCGGCATTTCGAGCACGGCGAGCAACACGGTCGCCATCGACGCCCTGCCGGCATGTCGCCGCGGCGAAGGCATCGGCTACTTCGGCATCAGCGTGAACCTTGCCTTTGCGACAGGCCCCATGACAGGCATGTTCCTGTACGAAGCCTTCGGCGACACTCTCGTATTCGCCATTTCAATTATTTTGTGCGTCATCGGACTTATCCTGGTGCAGACCCTGAACGTTCCGCGCAAAGAGAAAAAGCCGCACGCCCCACTTTCACTCGACCGATTCTTTCTCACCCGAGCCATTCCGCAGTTTGCAAATTTCATTTTCGTCGGATTCGCCTACGGCCCGGTAACAAACTATATCGCACTTTACGCCAAGGAACTCGGTATCGGAGGATCCGGCTGGTTCTATGCACTGATTGCTGCGGGCCTGATTATAAACCGCATCATGACAGGCAGACTCATTGACCGTGGCTACCTGATTCACCTGGTGGGTACAGGCATGACCTTGAATGTGGTCGCCTACTTCTTACTCGCGTTCAGCCACACGTCCGCCGCCTTCTTTATTTCGGCATTCCTTATCGGAACAAGTCTCGGCCTCATTTTCCCTGGGTACCAGACGATGTGCGTGAACCTCGCCCGTCACGACCAGCGCGGTACCGCCAACAGCACCTACCTCTCCGGCTGGGATATCGGAATCGGTACAGGCATTCTAGTAGGAGGCTCCATGGCAGGGCATTTCGGTATGCACCAGCCTGTATTTCTCGCCTGCGCCGTAGCACTCGTCATCGCAGATGTCCTCTACTTTACCTGGACATCAAGGCACTATCTGAAGAATAAACTCGAAGGATAGATGGATTAGGAACGTTTGTCTTCGTACATCATCTCGTCGGCGCTGACAACACTCCGCCTGAAATTCGTGGCGAAACCATCCCAGGCGGCATAGCCGACACTCACCTCGATCGTATACTTTTGCGGGCCCCGCCTATTCGAGATTTCGTCTTGCAGGCATTCTCGAATTACAGAAACAACCCCCTCCGGCATTTCCGTATGGGCAATCATCAGAAACTCATCGCCACCGTAGCGGCAGAGAAAAACCGAATTTCCTAGCCGTCCGCAAGCTTTCTTAAGCGCCTTCGAAATCACCACCAGCGCCATGTCCCCCTCTACATGCCCATAGGTATCGTTGATCTGTTTAAAATGATCTACGTCAACCATAATCACATAGGAATTTTTGGGTTCGCGCAGCTGCATCAGGTAACGTTCCAGCTGATTTCGGTTATTCAGCGAAGTCAGGGAATCCGTCGATATTAACTGATTCTGCGAATTCAAATAGACAAAGAGGATTATCAACGTACACCAGAAGCAGAAAATCGGCGTCGTCAGGGATAAGAAAAGCTGCGCTCCCGCAGCAATAATACACCCAGGGGTATAACTTGCCACGATCAGGATAGTCTTAAGGTTCTTTCGATGCTCAGGTTCCAAGCCTCGAACAACAGCGCGAATTGTTACCGTCATTATATACACAAACGGTAGGAACAACAAAACGAAATAGTAAAGGTCAATAGGTTCTAGTTCCTTGTCAAGCCAAAAATCTGGCAAGAGCACAAACGAAACTAGCAATAGAACCATTTCTAAAAAAATTGGAATTTTCAGTTTTGCCTGAAGGCGTTGTATCTGCACACGAGTCATTTCTGGCCGCGTACTTATTTCGGCATACATAAAGCAGCTATAGAACAGGAATGCCGCCACAATCGCGTTCGAATAATTTACCGCCAAGACGGTAAACGTATTTTTGAGAATGGTGCCGTCATTCACTAGCGCCCACAGCGAGTCGCTCGCGAAATAAAGAATATGCCACAGTACCAGTTTATAGAACAGCTTAAACTTCTGTTGCGGAGTCGGGAGTCTTTTGATACTATACAGGAGCAACATCAGGACGCAGATGCACCCGATATTCACTTCCGTATAAAAAGTAAAGACACTCATGTTAAAGAAAAATATACACATTTTCAAAAAAAGTTCAAAAAAAAATGTTTTTTTCTAAATTACGGGACATGAAACCCTGGAAACTCTTGAATACGGAATATCTGGTTAACGCCCCCTGGCTAAAAGTCGCCAAAGAAACCTGCGAATTGCCCAATGGCAAGGTCATCGATGATTTTTATACGTTGTGGCAACCGGACTGGGTGCTTATCCTTGCCCGAACCCCCGAAAGCAAGTGGGTCATGACGGAACAGTACCGCCACGGCACGGGTAAAATCGCCTTGGAGTTCCCCGCAGGAATCATTGACAAGGGCGAAACGCCGGAACAGGCCGCAATCAGGGAATTGCAGGAAGAATGCGGATATTGTTTAGACGAGCCTGAAACCTGTGACCTGAAACCTGTAACCTA from uncultured Fibrobacter sp. encodes the following:
- a CDS encoding GGDEF domain-containing protein, which gives rise to MSVFTFYTEVNIGCICVLMLLLYSIKRLPTPQQKFKLFYKLVLWHILYFASDSLWALVNDGTILKNTFTVLAVNYSNAIVAAFLFYSCFMYAEISTRPEMTRVQIQRLQAKLKIPIFLEMVLLLVSFVLLPDFWLDKELEPIDLYYFVLLFLPFVYIMTVTIRAVVRGLEPEHRKNLKTILIVASYTPGCIIAAGAQLFLSLTTPIFCFWCTLIILFVYLNSQNQLISTDSLTSLNNRNQLERYLMQLREPKNSYVIMVDVDHFKQINDTYGHVEGDMALVVISKALKKACGRLGNSVFLCRYGGDEFLMIAHTEMPEGVVSVIRECLQDEISNRRGPQKYTIEVSVGYAAWDGFATNFRRSVVSADEMMYEDKRS
- a CDS encoding phosphotransferase, yielding MSNEIVSPAIDCFLTSHGYSDYEVTPIAGAGSGRKYYRIASDKRSSVLQVSASVDEDFKRFVDYAEAFNSFGLPVPRIYCVDETSCSVLQEDLGAHNLLDNILPPGHEKKTGNVRILYPEVIDSLIKWQEVSRSLFSSRSDLWLRRFDFDALKWETDYFTENYLKAHKGIEEIPEYVRQFYSLLAVSVEAQHKVLMHRDFQSQNIIVKPNSEIAFVDFQGARRGAMFYDLASLLWDPYVELSLTEIKDFFEYWRISYRETKTYSKEDAWEAFIHASLQRVMQAMGAYCFLSKVKGIQKFENYIEPGKRQLRSVFNEFKQVAKATSPKVFDFMDKALV
- a CDS encoding PTS sugar transporter subunit IIA, which translates into the protein MNPIYVKHYSESVSFAKALGLAYDALVHGPSAFDAMAVWKALSERIAQGIYMGEGLLLPHTRVPGLSEPLLAFVVCPPGFTDIQVKAGQVPQFMCLLLSPAESATCHTQVIAKIARKLLNPQWRAKALAATTPEELTTLFEE
- the dapB gene encoding dihydrodipicolinate reductase; this encodes MSVQVMVNGIPGNMGRIVAETCVARGLELVPYSLTGEIIVENEAEVAGKTIQLLKPSNREARIGEVLEKYPNVICIDYTHPTAVNDNAAFYVKHKIPFVMGTTGGDREALAKLVAEANHPSVIAPNMAKQIVAFQTMIEFLAKEFPTAFSGYKLSVVESHQKTKADTSGTAKAVVGDFQKMGFDFSVDDIEKVRNEKEQMERMHVPEEYLGGHAFHTYSLDSADGTVHFEFQHNVCGRKIYAEGTVDAVNFLACHIANGTAKPFNMMDVLRSGKMR
- a CDS encoding MFS transporter; the protein is MSLEENINSSTKPPLWTRNFVTVAAANFLLFFSFYQLLPILPLYIIEKFQTDNATAGFIISLYTIGALACRPFAGFLVDTLSRKPLYFWTFFAFTACFLGYKTVGILPILAAVRFAHGLFFGISSTASNTVAIDALPACRRGEGIGYFGISVNLAFATGPMTGMFLYEAFGDTLVFAISIILCVIGLILVQTLNVPRKEKKPHAPLSLDRFFLTRAIPQFANFIFVGFAYGPVTNYIALYAKELGIGGSGWFYALIAAGLIINRIMTGRLIDRGYLIHLVGTGMTLNVVAYFLLAFSHTSAAFFISAFLIGTSLGLIFPGYQTMCVNLARHDQRGTANSTYLSGWDIGIGTGILVGGSMAGHFGMHQPVFLACAVALVIADVLYFTWTSRHYLKNKLEG
- a CDS encoding NUDIX hydrolase, whose product is MKPWKLLNTEYLVNAPWLKVAKETCELPNGKVIDDFYTLWQPDWVLILARTPESKWVMTEQYRHGTGKIALEFPAGIIDKGETPEQAAIRELQEECGYCLDEPETCDLKPVTYLGSFPVNPDRHRGKFHVVFIDNVIKNGHTNFDSTEEIESLLLSDEELQVKMADGTFNHPLQMAGYLKYKLQKRAM
- a CDS encoding ABC transporter permease subunit is translated as MRSYILRRLLLMIPTLIGISLVCFILIQLLPGGPVEEMISRAQQAAAMKGGVDASKALSPDQIAQIQAYFGFDQPAWKRYLTWLWNVLHLDLGSSYTYGLPVWDVITSRFPISLFFGITSFFLSYLVCIPLGLWKAVHHGSKLDSLSSGVIFSGYVMPGYALGILLIIFLAGGSYLDIFPLGGLTSDDFEDFTFFEKMVDLGHHLILPIFCYMISEFAFLTFLMKNSALEELGKDYMRTALAKGMSFNQALVRHALRNALIPIATRLSEICTLMFAGALLIEKVFDIDGMGLLYYNSMVNRDYNVVMGVIFLSSLMAMIGRLFSDILYTLVDPRIKFS